TCTAATAAGGATGTTCTGAGCTCCATATATAGACATATCGAACAAATTCTAAAACAAGGAGCCTTTTCCTCtcgttcttttttttttgattggtAAACCGCACCCCTCTAAATCCCATTTAGGAGTCAAAAGGGAGCCCTTTCCCACTTCGCTCCTTGACTGTTTTGAACTCCCAACCTCCTGGTTGGAAGTGGAGTCCTCTTGCCACTGGAGCAACCTCACTTGTTAATTCTAAAAACCAGGCTATTGTGAAGCAGtagtataataaaatgaattCAATTTGTATTTAATCCAACTGTTCACCACAAGAGGTATCTTTAATGAGTAATTATGAGAGAGTTGAATGTCAAGCATTTGTTAGCAGTCTGCCCCACATGAAGCAAGTTTAACAGCTAAGAACTTTTCAGGCAATGTACCTAAAGTTTCAATAGTTACCTGTAACAATGATTAGACCATCAGCTGACACCCTTGCTAACTCTGGAATAGTCTTGTTTAGGTATCTAGGAGATAAGTAATCCACTGCATCCGACACGATAACAAGAGCAAATGATTTTGGCCTGTAGGGTAATGGGAATTTGATATCTGCCACACGTACTATTCCTCTGCGGATAAGATTCTTGCAGTTCACATCAACATCCTCAACATCATAAGGTTCAACACCCCATGCTTCAGTTTCTTCCTCCTTTAATAGTTTGGACACCACAGAACAAGTATCAGGTCCCACGTGCAAAACTTTGCCCATGCTGTCACCATATGCCTTCTTTAAATAAGGTATAGCCTGCTGAACCTCCGAAGTGCAGGTAAATTCACCTACAACCATTGAAAGACAAGCAAGCTCTATGTTCAATGAGTTGCTCTTTTTGAACAAACTGAATTCGCAAATACCGTACAAACTCATAGTGGAACATTGCACCCTGAAATAAGATATGCACTCTCAACTTTGTTTATTCTGAAAAGAAATGCCATCAGACATGCTTTCACAGTCTTTCCATGTATGAATCGTTTCAAGACGGAAGAAAGAATCTTTGTAGTTCATGATGAAGGCAACCTATTTGATGATGTACGAATATATGATTGACTAAGCTTTGACATATCCTTCTGCAGGTTAGAATTACGCAAGAAATAGACACTTGTCCCCTATGCTAAAGACTATGACTCCTTGCCTGATCTTCTATGACATATTGATCAGCTATATGAAATAAAGAATGTGAATACCAAGACAACAGATCTTACTAAATTTGGAAAGATGCCAACGGTTTTAGCATGCAAAAAATGTGAGACTCGTCCCCACATAGGATCCTGAAAAAGCTAACTGGTTTATAGATTAAGTCTCCCTACTATGGGCATCTGAATTAGTGGTGAAACCTGAGAAATTCTTTCTGCTGTTAATGGTTGGTATTAAGTCCAAGGTAAGAAGCTTTCAAGATTCAAGGGCTTTAACATTGATCACTTGTTTATTTGTTCGAAACCCTGACCTCCTGTATCCCCTAGCAATTCATCTTAAATTATCCTCCTTAAACAGCAAAAGTATTATCATAATTGTTAAATATTGCAAAGACAGATAATTTAATGGCATGATGCGACGGAGACTACCAATACATAAGGCTTACCTTCAACCCTGCTGAGTGCTGAACTTCCAGATGTACCTATTAGGGAAAGATAATCAATCAGCCAAAATATAGAAAGCCAAGTACTATAAAGCATACAATACAATTGGCAATCAGGATCTTGCTACCACTGAGTAAAAATGAGACAATTTGAAGTATGAGTGGAAAGGATAAGAACAAAAGCCAATAACAATTTATGATTGGTGtaggaaagaaaaatatatcatCACTGATGCAACCGGTGATCCCATAGAATTAGGAAGCAAACAATATTTTGAAATAACTGCTTATTTTAGATCcccaaaaactaaaaaaataccTGAGCCTCGATAGAAATAGCCAACAACAAGGACAGCACCCTGAAATCAGTAGATAAAAAAGCTAAGTGCATTAAATTGGAAACACATCCCAAATTAGGAAAGCAGATATTAAAACAAAGTGAATATATATTGCTAGAATGAATTATACTTGATCACCAGTTATAATGCCATCAGATAAGTAGTTATGGAACTTACAAGAATGAGAAGGACTGTAGGTAATAAAGGAGTAGGGCGCGATTTCGGATGAAAAAGGCCTCCGAGGCTTCCACCACCAGCAAAGCGCCGTGTGGGGTTTCCGGGCCTTCTAGACATAATTGCTTTAGTAGAGTGTTGAGCCCAGAATACTACACCTGGAACCAAATTAGAAAAGGAAATTTTTAACCAATGCTCCTCACTCCAGCAATAGATGTGAACATGTAGAAACAAAGTATTAATAAGAGAGGCATACAAGTTCAAAGTTCTTGCTGTTATTGACTGCTCACCTGATTTATGAAGTTGACAATTGTTAACACAACCCAGGGCGGATCCACAATACGATATGTGGGTTCACAGGAAATCGGTAACTTTTGTTTAgactatgtatatgtattaagaaatctattaaatatttataaatatttaaatgtgAATCCAATCATTATTGTATATTAACTTGAGGTTATGGTAAGAACCTataaacttcaaaattctgaatcCCCTAATGAACATGATCATGTTGGTTTCTTACCATCTTTGGGTCACACACACAAGTATTAAGAACCAGTATGTTGATCAAGGATCCTCAAGATAAATATACCAAACGATCTTTAACTAAATACCGATGTGCAAAGTAACAAAGAAATGGAAAGCCACCGACTTTCTTAATATTTAAGATATGGATTGCCAAAATACGAAACTATAGTCACTCTAATTTCAACAGAACACAGAACTTCAGTATCCGAAAATAACCACAGGAAAGTTTCTTAATCTTGAATGAGTTACCAATTATGGTTTTATGTTTCAACTATAGACATTGAATCCAGTGACTAATACGCAATTCTTGAAGAAAACAAATGAGCGCCCAAAAGGGACAATGTGGATCTGCTAAAGAAACAACATCGCTAGCAATTTCGGGTTAACAGcaaaatcaagattcaagatTTGGACGAAGTAGGGAATCGGGTTAACagcaaaatcaagaaaaagCCCAGAGCACAAAATATGAATATCAGAAACAGGGCACAAATTAAAAAAGGCAAGCGAAACCAACCAAATCACGACGAGGGAAGCTTTAGAGGAACAGAATTGGCAATTAAGGAAGAGAGTGGCACCTCGGATGGAAGTAGTGTATTATTGAATCTAATCTTCAAAGGTTGTTTGTTGGTAGATTTGGATCTGTTGTTGTGTTTTACACAGAAACATATGCATGCTAAGCTCGGATCCAACGCGTGTTTTCTTGGGTGTAAGTAAGTGAAAACCAACCAAAAACTAGCCTAGCGGGTGGGGGACCCTGAAAGACAGCAAATGTCAAACACGTAGGAATTTGAAAATGCCCAtccattatttattattatagagAGCGACTTAAAGTTAATACTGCTATATTGTTTTGTCTGCTCATCCATGTTGCCCTCGACCGTCGGTGATCCTACTATATTAATCATAATCATACATACTCATTACACTTAACATCAACTAATTAAGGAAAATGACTAAGTTTTACTTCGTTTCACTGATATAATATTACAATTAGCTCCCTTGTTTTAACTTTTTTGTAACaactattttattttctattcattaataataaaaaatatatatctttaCTGATTTGTCCTCCCTAAGatcatatttaattaattaattgcaTCACAAGTTCTAAAGATATTTTGGTACGTTAACTTCCCCTCCGTAAAAAATGAATTGACGATGTCATTATCCCCGGTGCGTATGAGCAAGTAAAGTTTACCCTTCTTCCGTTTTTGGTGGAAACTTGAATGTTTTTAACTGAATAAGTAAAACCACCACTACAAGCTTCATCATCTACAATAATGATTAGTAGTACAATTTTAAGTAGGTTTGGTTTTTGTACTCTGTACAACGTCCAACAGGAATTGCTTGTGAAAATGATAAGGCTGACAGTTCACAGAAATGGACAGATGAATCTTCTGCTACGTACTTGGTTTTATCAGATTTCCCAAAGTGTGTCGGCAGCGTACTGGATGACAAAGAATTTGGTGAAAAATCACTTTCCAGAACTGAGAAATTTAGAACCTCAAGCTGCTAGTTGGCCCTATTAAGAATCATTTGACTAGAGACTGCATCGCAACATAAAGCTTTAGATTCAACTTGAACCATTCAATTTGTACAATGCAGCACAAACATACTATTCTTCGTCTTCCTTGAACACAATTCACTGAATTAAGTTTCAAATATTCTCATGGTCTCACGGCATTTAAACCTCCTACAACATATAATATGACACGGCTCACGGAGTTATTCAAAGTACATGATGTAATATGAAGGAGATACACACAGCATCTACAGACTACAGGCTGTGTGCTGAAAATGGGTGTGAAAGCCAGAAGCATGTAAGAGCCTGTGAACCAGTTACAATAGGCATTCGTACTTTGATAAGCAACTCTTGATATTCAGAGAATAGAAATACCAGATATAGGATAACCTTATTAGCATTCACAGTGGGAGTGAAGTCATTCCAAATAACTGATGGCCAAAGTCTAAAGGCAGCTCCAATCCATGTTTGAATTTCCATGTCAAGGAGACGCATGTAAATAGTTGTTAGTCACGAGTCCACTCCTCCTAACTGTGTTAAAGCTTCCACAGCTGCCTTGATATGGAagctttctctttttctttataaatacTATTGTTCCACCGCTATTCTGCTATCTTCTGCGCGTGGTGGTCTCCATTTGCGGTCAAATATATCCTTCTCTATGGCTTTCTGGGGCTTCAATTTTTCATCAAGAAGCTCCAGCAACTCTTGCAACCCAACACCTGTTAAGGCAGACGTCTTGACATGTGGAGCAGACTCAGATCCGAACTGAGTTTTACGTCTAACAACCTCCCACTTGTTAGAGGGGTCATTTTGCTGTACCTCTGCACTCCCACAGCCCACCGAGGAACCATTACCGTCAACCCAGGAATCTTGTTCATCACCTGAGACCAACCATTCATCAGAGAAGTTACCTTGTTGATCATCTATGACCTCTCCAAGCTTGCCTGATTGCTCAAAGTCCTCATTTTCATTATCATCATAGTCAAGGAGGTCCTCTTCACACAATTTATTGGATGCAACATCATTGTTTTCTTCTGACCCGCTAGGAACTTCATCCTCATTGCAATaaccatctccaacaaaatccTCGTGAAGATCAATCTACATAAATTTCGAAATATTGAAGCAATACATCTGGATCCATGTTTCAGAATTTTTGAATATCTctgtcaatttttaaaatttaggaaTGGTAGTTATTTTACCTACCTTATTCCAAACTTCAATCATATTCTGGAGCTTCTGCTCAGAGACTCCTATCTGCCCGAGAATTTGCAACACTGCTTCCCGCTGCTCATTTAGGTTTGGTGCACTTGAGTCCAGAACATGCTGCAAGAATATGTAATATGTCAGAACAGAAACTTTATAGTTGAAGCAGCTTTTCTTCAGCTAACAGATTTGCAATTCTGAGTTGAACGACATTTTGGTGGAGCTTGTCAGCACAGAAATATGTTAACAACATTGAAGATGTAATTAGAGAAAGAAGATACCACAAGGAGGTCAGCTTCAACAACCTCTTCCAATGTTGCATGAAAGGCTTCTACTAGCtgcaaaaaaaaacattttaaaaaatcaagttCAAGTGATTGTTAAGGTCTCTGATGCCAAGGTGGGGACACTATTTCTCACCTGTATAGGCAATTCTGATATGAATCCCACAGTATCACTGAGCAGCACTTTCCTTCTGAATATTAAGTATTTAATCCAATGACAAAAAAAAGTGGTGAGCCATCATCCTCGGGAAAAGGCATAAATCAAATTAGCTACTTCAATATTTTGTAAACCCAGGTACTTAGATATCCCATCTATGTAAGAAAAACTTAATGGACCTCCATTCCACTTTGAGAAATATCAACAACTTCCCTGTATAACAGTAGCAGTCTATTGAATAGCCCGACCAAAATAGCCTCATTTTTCAAATTGATTGCTTAGGGAACTTCACCGACCTTTTTTGTTAACAAAAAAGTTAAATGGAAGTAAGCAAACTGcattaaaaaatcaataaactGAAGTCCATCAGCAATTCACTTCAGTAATAAGgtacaaaatagaaaaaaattgttgGATGTCTCTTTCTTATTTCTCCTCCTATAGATGTTAGGTAAGACATTAATATTGTATGCACATATTGAAACAAAAACTTTAATTTATTACGACATCATAGCTTATAAGAGTGCTGACAAACTGCAGCAGAAGTATATGTAATGAAACATGTAACTTTTCTGATATTTCTCAAACTAAAGGGGAGGTCCGTCTAGTTTCGCTTCACTAGATGGAAGGTCTAATGAATTCACCCAATTTCATATTACCCTGACGGGAGAATGACCCTTCTTAACTTGGGGTCCACTGTGGCAAACAATCTGCACAATTAAGAGCACAAATGTTGGATAGTGTCATATAACTCAACTTGTCAGAATTTTAAGCTTAATTGACATCCAGCATCAGAGTCAAAGTACAGACTACCGACTAGCAAGTGGTTTACCATACCGATCATCGCAGTAGAGATAGCTCTCTGACACTGCACTAACCAAAGTAGATTTCCCCTGTTAAGGAAAcaatttaatcaataataagAGATTGCATTAATATCACATTAAAGGGATTCATGTGTTTCTGATCAACCTACAGCATTTGTGTAACCAACAAGAGCAACTGTAGGCATTTCTTGACCATCTGGTCCTCCATGCCTCTTACGAGCAGCACGCTGCAATGCTCGCGTACGACGAACCTCTTTAATCTCAGATAACAATTGATTCCTCCGTTCTAAAATTCTGAAACCAAAAGCAGTAGATTTAGAAATATATCATATGTATACAGTGAGCGAGTGAAACAATATTGGATCATTAACCACCAAGTGGTAACAGTAAAGTAGGGAATGTATTCAGTATATAGAAAACCTCTACCATTGACTGAAAATAATTCACTAATCAAAaatacgaataatccaaaaggACAATAAATATTTCTGTAGACAAACATTTCATGGTTAAACCATATATTATCACACACTATTCTTCAAGTTActattcattttcatttttcttctgGTAGTCCTGGAGAACACGCACTTGATCActaaaaatataatgatattGTAGCCCTTGAAAGCAGTAGTACCGCTACACATGATTGAGGTACATTCACCCACTCAGCTTCATTTTGCACCTAAATCTCTAATAAAGTGAGGTTCATATTCCTTTGactctcaaatattttttttctttaaaaatgagATCCCTGGCATAAATTGACTCATAAACAGAGCTGTGTATGCATAACATGCACAATCAATTATTAGCTGACTTGACAAAAAGCTTGTTTTCCCGCTTTCCctagaaaaataagaagaagaacaactaTGCCTCAACGGCAAGCTAGTTGGGCTGGGCGTTAGATAAATGCATCATCAATGTCCATTTCGCTCGATTTGACCAGTTTCATTCCTACAATCAATAATTTAGAGTTCTCTAGCATTAGAGATTCTCTACATGTTCACCTGACAGACTGAAACCTTTCCAGCTTTATCTATCCACAAAAAATGTTTAACAAAACAATAGTACATCAGGGTCAGTAACAAACCTTCGCCGCTGAAGCTGCAATTCTGTCTCTCCAGCACCACTAATGAAACCACGTCCACCACTTCCCCTCCTGCAAGTGAAAATGGCATACTTCAGAAACTCTAGCTGCAGCAACTGGGATTTCTTAAACTCCAGCAATCATCTTAGTTACAGTAAACATATAATTGAAAAGTGGACAACTCTGCTGAGAAATCAATTCTTTGAACTTCCAAATGCATCCTTTAGTAGAGATCAAGCCAGTAAGCAATAAAATTACCCTCTGGCACTAACTACTTCAGCTTCTCCACCTATTCCAAAACCATAACGTCCACCAGGACCGCGCACACGAACAAGACGACTTTTTTTGTACATAAGTGCGGCCAACTCAGCCTGTAAGTTAATGGAAAGTCAGAGAGACTGTGAAGGTCAAAGTATTCTTTCTTCTATAGGCACAAAAACTATCATCTAAGAATACATTGAACACCATAGCGAGAGAGAGAAGCAGGTCACCTGTATCTTAGCTTCTTTCGTCTGAGCATGTGCATTGAAAATATCTATTATCAGGCCTACACGGTCCAGAACAGGTTTACCCCAAGAGCGCTGCAGTGGAAGAACAaatcataaaaagaaaaggTTAAGGGAAATACATTGAAACCTTGGCTGATGGATAATTGTAGCTGTGAGATTAATTAATGTTTGCCTTTAGAATATGAATATAACTAACAAGTACAGCAAGTCACAACTTTTCCAATGGCTCAATTAGTTATTTTACACCAGAAAATTAATAAACAACAAGTGCAATGACTTACCTCTAAATTTCGCTGCTGTATGCCAGTAAGAATTGCATTTACAAAAATGGCATCTATTCCTTCCTGCTAACAAAATGGCAGTGACCAATATCAGCCTTATTAACTGTAAACAGTTCCATAATGCTAGGAGAATTAATGAATTTATTAAATTACATTCATATATTAAATCGTCTACCTGAGTATCCAAAGAATTTACATGGCATTTCACTGTATCTACAGTTCCAGGTCCAAAAAATGTATCTGTCATATCATAGCAAGCACAATGCACAAATCATTTCAAGAACAGGCCACAGATCAAAAAATTACCAATAATTGGCTATCCTTTCTACCAATAACTTCAGGAAGATTCCCACTATCCCCCTTGAACAACAATTCAGCTCTTATATAAGTAGAACGTTCGACCATATTCTATAAGGAAGAACCCCAGCGCATGGGCAGAGGTCTGTCTGTTTTCTACACACAACTTTCGCATAGATCAAGGGGGAAATGTAAGCACAAATATTCAGTTCCAAAAAAtaactcttcttcttctttctataTCCCCTCTATAGAGAACACAGTGAACTTTGTTTAGAACTAAGGTGATGgggggagagagagagaatgtGGTATGGAAATTTTTCTTTCCCTTAAGGGAGTGGTGTCTGCAACTCTGCATAATCATTTACTGATCTGAATTCTGTACTCTCACCAGCATGATAGTTTCATTTACCTGTAGTTACAGAAATGCACCACAAACACCGTAACAACATAAAGGCAATTAAACTTTAACACACATTTtcaaagaaacaaaaatgaaaCTTGATGAGGAAGTATTAGGATATGTTGAAATGACAGTGCATGAAGCACTTAAAGTTGTTGAATCTCGAGCCCTTAGTTTGTGCCTTTGTTGCTTTATTAATTAGCACTATAACTGTTCGAGCCCATAGTTTGTTTCCTCTATTAAGTAGCACTTTAATTGTTCAAGGCAATGGGGGCATAAAAAAAGAGTTCCTTCATATAGATAAATTTTACataaattaccattttactGTATTTCTCCGTTTCAGATACTCTTTTACTAACTACATTCAATGTGACAGCCATTACTCTAAGTTGACTATCTTTCCCTGGAGAAATGAACCACCATAATGGAGAACCTTCTTGCTTTTTTCACAGCTATTGATAAGACAAAGCAATAAAAACAATAGAGTAGCGATATTATACTA
The sequence above is a segment of the Solanum dulcamara chromosome 11, daSolDulc1.2, whole genome shotgun sequence genome. Coding sequences within it:
- the LOC129872815 gene encoding probable pectin methylesterase CGR2 produces the protein MSRRPGNPTRRFAGGGSLGGLFHPKSRPTPLLPTVLLILGAVLVVGYFYRGSGTSGSSALSRVEGEFTCTSEVQQAIPYLKKAYGDSMGKVLHVGPDTCSVVSKLLKEEETEAWGVEPYDVEDVDVNCKNLIRRGIVRVADIKFPLPYRPKSFALVIVSDAVDYLSPRYLNKTIPELARVSADGLIIVTGYPGHSRAKVAELSKFGRPAKMRSPSWWARFFVQTSLQENDASIKKFEQAAASDGYKSRCQIFHVKSFH
- the LOC129872814 gene encoding GTP-binding protein At3g49725, chloroplastic isoform X2, producing MFRTISHLRSSLTPKFSLPQALRHFSQFSIYLPPTPTQSTHFPVNPSPTPLSSFHSLSSPCSSLLLQKHQDGSGDDFNTDPKSPPRLFVVQPRFRPDSVLKPKLDEALNLANSLEERDGFYDTEFLDKQTPPHLVVQNPASRSTRADTFFGPGTVDTVKCHVNSLDTQEGIDAIFVNAILTGIQQRNLERSWGKPVLDRVGLIIDIFNAHAQTKEAKIQAELAALMYKKSRLVRVRGPGGRYGFGIGGEAEVVSARGRGSGGRGFISGAGETELQLQRRRILERRNQLLSEIKEVRRTRALQRAARKRHGGPDGQEMPTVALVGYTNAGKSTLVSAVSESYLYCDDRLFATVDPKLRRVILPSGRKVLLSDTVGFISELPIQLVEAFHATLEEVVEADLLVHVLDSSAPNLNEQREAVLQILGQIGVSEQKLQNMIEVWNKIDLHEDFVGDGYCNEDEVPSGSEENNDVASNKLCEEDLLDYDDNENEDFEQSGKLGEVIDDQQGNFSDEWLVSGDEQDSWVDGNGSSVGCGSAEVQQNDPSNKWEVVRRKTQFGSESAPHVKTSALTGVGLQELLELLDEKLKPQKAIEKDIFDRKWRPPRAEDSRIAVEQ
- the LOC129872814 gene encoding GTP-binding protein At3g49725, chloroplastic isoform X1, which produces MFRTISHLRSSLTPKFSLPQALRHFSQFSIYLPPTPTQSTHFPVNPSPTPLSSFHSLSSPCSSLLLQKHQDGSGDDFNTDPKSPPRLFVVQPRFRPDSVLKPKLDEALNLANSLEERDGFYDTEFLDKQTPPHLVVQNPASRSTRADTFFGPGTVDTVKCHVNSLDTQQEGIDAIFVNAILTGIQQRNLERSWGKPVLDRVGLIIDIFNAHAQTKEAKIQAELAALMYKKSRLVRVRGPGGRYGFGIGGEAEVVSARGRGSGGRGFISGAGETELQLQRRRILERRNQLLSEIKEVRRTRALQRAARKRHGGPDGQEMPTVALVGYTNAGKSTLVSAVSESYLYCDDRLFATVDPKLRRVILPSGRKVLLSDTVGFISELPIQLVEAFHATLEEVVEADLLVHVLDSSAPNLNEQREAVLQILGQIGVSEQKLQNMIEVWNKIDLHEDFVGDGYCNEDEVPSGSEENNDVASNKLCEEDLLDYDDNENEDFEQSGKLGEVIDDQQGNFSDEWLVSGDEQDSWVDGNGSSVGCGSAEVQQNDPSNKWEVVRRKTQFGSESAPHVKTSALTGVGLQELLELLDEKLKPQKAIEKDIFDRKWRPPRAEDSRIAVEQ